Proteins co-encoded in one Syntrophorhabdaceae bacterium genomic window:
- a CDS encoding AAA domain-containing protein has protein sequence MHHIFLIAGIAIGGAAVAWIYNSKTENEKKKQDELTAKIESVREMTGDLSKKYELELSEYIREKCTIIRNELIKAVRYFTKEKETVGKDLENLKKAINRELQKPDISPYLYNGLKRELVYIEDAINRLNAYMRYVAWFEAKVELLFKNCRYDELKNFDPPEPLLPDDWLYLGKLILLDNQQELGKKNRYGQKLYLNSRINSRKIHGTDRIDFEVEKRLFESYKTDIPILIEYEKTWFNEPETDESTKIDHPRVFKGSVLKGELYVDHILKDMPFVVKPQRERIDRSENYYFYKNVIPCKMRSRDKRYPLKRYYDDDEITVYAIEHDILLKKLIVSERPPQEDSVSAYPVYISYSRDELVEGLDDALAESQYKLSVSDYDPLNQTLTFRAGERSLVCSIRENYLSLQELRKGLVPDSVAIELPFSFEIAPENLIKENVSFLRDSKNAIVQMLSFVDKEIEYHKHISSDSAKDDYDFFAKWLRIVEHLITKEEIAFDEVQYSELLREDIKSDSSPRLLTITVNPRHDNIKKLTEIAEKIKLIQEQSRKLKYEKFTVALEIRNSPRERFFRCPIGILYDDIDLIKKRIVVQLDIDLPDWIEYEQNKKLFIGQYRNPSALERQKRALINFQKGEMVNPELKRMLISPQLIRKTVNPYEEEAFDRSIKWKNTELTDNQKEIIKNALLEQNLFIIQGPPGTGKTTIIKEIVYQYLKDNPKRKCLIVSQQNTAVDNALKRIYKENKDEWFDYGSKNIVRVAVDTGKVDDAIQPFTIDNWFNDYKRRLCEAYQKTLARDVRLQKLMQDWYRLVDKENISLIDREVADVLLSSHQIVGATCVGFANKRLGIDRAEFDLAIIDEAARATPPELLIPILRAKKVILIGDQYQLPPAFGSSIIDDLKDLDFATLDFLEKSFFERLFDSAPDTNKAMLLEQFRMPKEVGTMISKIFYDGNLINGIEKSTEGFVSPKTTQWIDVKGQNKIEGTSRYNQKETEAVKKLITEIANSLPKGLQKDVAVINPYTAQKKMINKTIANLRHHQLITKGLHIKCDTVDNFQGQEADIVVYSCVRTEGNLSFLIDRKRLNVALSRAKENLYIVGHRDFLYNAEVDGKENLFKSIIDYIDSLS, from the coding sequence ATGCATCATATTTTTTTAATTGCTGGTATAGCTATCGGTGGAGCAGCTGTTGCATGGATATATAACAGCAAGACCGAAAATGAGAAAAAGAAACAGGATGAGTTAACTGCGAAAATAGAGAGCGTCAGAGAGATGACAGGTGACCTGTCTAAGAAATATGAATTAGAGCTCTCAGAATACATACGGGAAAAATGCACTATCATCAGAAATGAATTAATAAAAGCAGTTAGGTATTTTACAAAAGAGAAAGAGACGGTTGGCAAAGACTTAGAGAATCTAAAAAAGGCGATCAACAGGGAATTGCAAAAGCCTGACATATCTCCCTATCTCTATAATGGACTTAAAAGGGAGTTGGTTTACATTGAAGATGCAATAAATCGCCTAAATGCCTATATGAGATATGTTGCCTGGTTCGAAGCAAAGGTGGAGCTTCTGTTTAAAAATTGTAGGTACGATGAGTTAAAAAACTTTGATCCACCCGAACCCCTCCTTCCTGATGACTGGCTTTATTTGGGCAAACTGATCTTACTGGACAACCAGCAAGAGCTGGGGAAAAAAAATCGATATGGTCAAAAATTATACTTAAACTCCAGAATAAACTCCAGAAAAATACATGGCACTGACAGGATAGATTTTGAGGTTGAAAAAAGGCTATTCGAAAGTTATAAAACTGACATTCCCATACTAATTGAATATGAGAAAACTTGGTTCAATGAGCCTGAGACTGATGAAAGCACTAAGATTGACCATCCGAGGGTCTTCAAAGGGTCAGTCCTAAAGGGTGAGTTGTATGTGGATCACATATTAAAAGATATGCCCTTCGTGGTAAAACCTCAAAGAGAAAGGATTGATAGAAGCGAAAATTACTATTTCTACAAAAACGTAATACCCTGTAAAATGAGATCAAGGGACAAGAGATATCCTTTGAAGAGATACTATGACGACGATGAAATAACTGTGTATGCCATTGAACATGATATTTTGCTCAAAAAGTTAATTGTATCCGAGAGACCACCACAGGAGGATAGTGTCTCAGCATATCCAGTTTACATCTCATACAGCAGAGATGAACTTGTTGAGGGATTAGATGATGCGCTTGCTGAGTCCCAGTACAAGCTGAGTGTCTCTGATTATGACCCTCTCAATCAAACCTTAACATTTAGGGCTGGAGAGCGGTCTTTAGTGTGCTCTATCAGAGAGAATTACCTGTCGTTACAAGAGCTCAGAAAAGGGCTGGTGCCAGACAGTGTTGCCATTGAACTGCCCTTTAGTTTTGAGATCGCTCCTGAAAACTTAATCAAGGAAAACGTCTCTTTTCTCCGTGACTCCAAGAATGCCATTGTTCAGATGTTGAGTTTCGTTGACAAGGAGATTGAGTATCATAAGCACATTTCGTCAGACTCAGCAAAGGATGATTATGATTTCTTTGCAAAGTGGCTGAGAATTGTTGAACATCTAATCACGAAAGAGGAGATTGCATTTGACGAGGTTCAATACTCTGAGCTTTTAAGAGAGGATATCAAAAGCGATAGCTCCCCGAGATTGCTTACCATAACAGTCAACCCAAGGCATGATAACATCAAAAAACTAACTGAAATAGCTGAAAAAATAAAGTTAATTCAGGAACAAAGTAGAAAACTAAAGTATGAAAAGTTTACAGTTGCTTTAGAGATCAGAAACTCTCCGAGGGAGCGATTCTTCAGGTGTCCTATCGGTATTTTGTACGACGACATAGACTTGATAAAAAAAAGGATAGTTGTTCAACTTGATATTGACCTGCCAGATTGGATTGAATACGAGCAGAATAAGAAACTGTTTATCGGGCAGTATCGTAATCCAAGTGCCCTTGAACGTCAAAAAAGGGCGCTAATTAATTTCCAGAAGGGTGAGATGGTAAATCCTGAACTTAAGAGGATGCTCATTAGCCCACAGTTGATAAGAAAGACGGTTAATCCCTATGAAGAAGAGGCATTCGATAGGTCAATTAAATGGAAAAACACAGAGCTCACAGACAATCAAAAGGAAATCATAAAAAATGCCCTACTTGAGCAAAACCTATTTATCATTCAGGGCCCGCCAGGCACTGGCAAGACAACGATTATAAAGGAGATTGTGTATCAATATCTGAAGGATAATCCCAAAAGGAAGTGTCTTATTGTCTCTCAACAAAACACTGCTGTTGACAACGCTCTTAAAAGAATTTATAAGGAGAATAAAGATGAGTGGTTTGATTATGGCTCAAAAAACATCGTAAGGGTAGCTGTGGATACAGGCAAAGTAGACGATGCTATACAACCCTTTACAATTGATAATTGGTTTAATGACTACAAAAGAAGACTCTGCGAGGCATATCAAAAGACACTTGCAAGAGATGTAAGATTACAAAAGCTAATGCAAGATTGGTACAGACTTGTTGATAAAGAAAACATATCTCTTATTGACAGAGAAGTAGCAGATGTATTGCTAAGCAGTCATCAGATTGTTGGGGCTACCTGTGTTGGGTTTGCAAATAAGAGGCTTGGCATAGATAGGGCTGAATTTGATCTTGCCATCATTGACGAAGCAGCAAGGGCTACTCCACCAGAACTCTTAATCCCCATACTGAGGGCTAAAAAGGTAATACTGATCGGTGATCAGTATCAACTGCCACCTGCCTTTGGCAGCTCAATCATTGATGATTTAAAGGACTTGGATTTCGCGACACTTGATTTCTTAGAAAAAAGCTTCTTTGAGCGACTGTTTGATAGTGCTCCAGACACAAACAAAGCCATGTTGCTTGAACAATTCAGAATGCCCAAAGAGGTGGGCACCATGATCAGCAAAATCTTCTACGATGGAAATCTCATCAACGGGATAGAGAAATCAACTGAGGGTTTTGTATCTCCTAAGACGACACAGTGGATTGATGTAAAAGGTCAAAATAAGATCGAAGGAACCAGTAGGTACAACCAAAAAGAGACAGAGGCAGTTAAAAAACTCATCACTGAAATAGCCAACTCACTGCCAAAGGGTTTACAAAAAGACGTTGCAGTGATAAATCCATACACTGCTCAGAAGAAAATGATTAATAAAACCATTGCTAATCTGAGGCACCATCAGCTCATCACTAAGGGGCTGCACATCAAGTGCGACACAGTGGATAACTTTCAGGGACAAGAGGCTGATATTGTCGTCTACTCCTGTGTGAGGACTGAGGGCAATCTATCATTCCTCATTGATAGAAAGCGTCTTAATGTGGCGCTATCAAGGGCTAAAGAAAATCTCTATATTGTTGGTCATAGAGATTTTCTCTACAATGCGGAGGTGGATGGAAAAGAAAATCTCTTCAAGTCAATTATTGATTACATAGATTCATTATCCTAA
- a CDS encoding RAMP superfamily CRISPR-associated protein: MAKTYTLKISFLSRAVIASAEGYGAVVDTDIMFDDLGIPYIPARRIKGCLRDSAIEVLDMLSQAGIGDLINLGFQNSKDDKFRYDIVNELFGVPGMDTVSSISFTNLYIKDYGSVRQWLEYLMESKDSRAFISRDAVTSYYTELTQQTAIDESTGTAKKHSLRTTRCVKSGVEFYGEIKVACESSDYETLLCLSAMNFRFIGSMRTRGFGRVECSIGGVNCDLILQKLEGLCIS; the protein is encoded by the coding sequence ATGGCTAAGACATATACCTTAAAGATCTCTTTCCTTTCAAGGGCAGTGATTGCCTCTGCAGAGGGTTACGGTGCAGTGGTTGACACTGACATCATGTTTGACGACCTGGGCATTCCTTACATCCCTGCCCGCAGAATCAAGGGATGCCTCCGAGACTCTGCCATTGAGGTGTTAGACATGCTATCTCAGGCTGGGATAGGGGATCTGATCAATCTCGGATTTCAGAATTCCAAAGATGATAAGTTCAGGTACGATATCGTCAATGAGCTTTTCGGCGTGCCTGGTATGGATACAGTATCATCAATCTCTTTTACAAATCTTTACATTAAGGATTACGGATCGGTTAGGCAGTGGCTTGAGTACCTGATGGAATCAAAAGATAGCAGGGCATTTATCTCAAGGGATGCTGTCACATCCTACTATACCGAACTTACCCAGCAGACAGCCATCGATGAATCCACAGGCACTGCCAAAAAGCACAGCCTGAGGACCACTCGGTGCGTGAAGAGCGGAGTTGAATTCTATGGTGAGATCAAGGTTGCCTGCGAGTCCTCTGACTATGAGACCCTTCTCTGTCTCTCGGCCATGAACTTCCGATTCATTGGTAGCATGAGGACCAGGGGATTTGGCAGGGTAGAGTGCTCGATAGGCGGTGTTAATTGTGACCTTATCTTACAAAAACTGGAGGGGCTATGTATAAGTTAG